TTATCCTTATGGACATCAGCCACCATCAGCATATAGGGACTATCTTGGTTATGATCAAACCATTCCCCGACATCTTCACGCAGTACCGATGGCGCAAAGGGACGGAAAGATTCGCGGTATTTCACCTTCAGGTTCAGCGTTTTTTGCATTTTGGGGGAGCGGGGATCAGCAATAATGGAACGTCCGCCCAAGGCACGCGGGCCAAATTCCATACGTCCCTGCATCCAGCCAATTGCTCGTTCTGAGGCCATGGCATCAGCTGTTTTCTCAATCATTTCGCCTTCGGAAAGGGTCTCAAAAACCGCGCCAGCCTTTGTTAAACGCGCTTCAATATCGTTTTGTTCAAAGGCGGGGCCAAGATACGATCCTTGCATGAAGTCTTTGCCCGTATCGGCTTTGCGCTTTCCGCCTTTATGATGGTAATGTGCTGTTAAGGCAGCGCCCAGTGCGCCCCCGGCATCCCCTGCGGCAGGTTGTACCCAGATGTTCTTGAAAGCGCCATCGCGCAAGACTTTGCCGTTTGCAACACAATTCAGGGCCACACCGCCTGCGAGACACAGGTTGTCAATGCCATATTCTTCACGCAAGGAACGGGTCAGACGTAGAACGATTTCTTCGGTTACGGCTTGCACAGAGGCGGCCATATCCATATGGAATTGTTCCAGTGGATCCCCTTCACGCCCGCGCACGGGATGGCCAAACAGGTCCGCAAACTTCTGATTGGTCATTGTCAACCCGGTACAATAGTTGAAATAGGACATATCCAGACGGAAAGAGCCATCTTCCTTCACATCAATAATATTATCCATGATCAGGTCTTTATATTTCGCTTCACCATAAGGGGCGAGACCCATGACCTTATATTCACCGGAATTGACCTTGAAGCCTGTGTAATAGGTAAAGGCAGAATAGAGCAGGCCCAAAGAATGGGGGAAATGGATTTCCTTAACCATTTCCATCTTGTTCCCTCGGCCAATGGCGACAGATGTGGTCGCCCATTCGCCAACCCCATCCATGGTTAGGACCACAGCTTCTTCAAAGGGGCTGGGATAAAAGGCTGATGCGGCATGAGACTGATGATGCTCGGCAAAAAGCAGTTTATTTTGCCAGTCAAAATCCGGGTCTTGTTTCTGAAATTCTTTGCGCAGGTAATCTTTTTGAAACAGCTTTTCTTTCAGCCAGACTGGAATAGCCGTTTTAAATGAACGAAACCCCCGTGGAGTAAAGGCCAGATAGGTTTCAAGCAGCCGTTCAAACTTCAAGAATGGTTTGTCGTAGAAAGCCACATAATCAATGTCTTTCATTTCGACTTTGGCTTCGCTCAAACAATAAGCGATGGCCTCACGGGGGAAAGCCGCATCATGTTTCTTGCGGGTAAAACGCTCTTCCTGAGCCGCAGCAATAATAACACCGTCTTCAATCAGGGCGGCTGCACTGTCGTGGTAAAAAGCAGAAATACCAAGGATACGCATCAAACGGATGTCCTAGAATAATGTGTAGATGAACGGGGCAACAGCAGAGCCTTGGGCCAAGACAAGCAGACCACCGAACAAAACCATGACAAGGATGATGGGCAGGAGCCAGAATTTTTTGCGTTCTTTCATGAACGCCCAGAGTTCAGCAATAAAGGACATGGAAGAAATCTCTTAAAATTGATTTTTCATGGTTTCAGGGGACGGGCCAGCTGGATCGCGTTCAATCCAGTAAGATTTTGCATTGGGCTCTAGCTTGAGGTGCAAAGGGTCTTTACCAAACAGGCGCAACAACAGGCCAATTGGAATAATGGTAAGTACATAGACCGCAAACATGATCACGGGGTTCACCACCTTGAACATAATAAAGCCAAGTTTCATCCAGGCTTTATTGAGTGGAGCCAGAAGTGCTGGATAGGTGAGGCCCAGGATCAGCAAAGGCAGTGCAATAGAAAGCAGGACAATGCCAATGGTATCAAGCATATTGGAAGACCATAAACGATAAGCCTCAATAAGGGCCAAAATACCGCCAACTGTCAGACCAAAGCTACGATCCGAAGAGCCTTCGATTTCGTGATGTTCTTGATGTTCGGTTTGCATATTATTGCTCTGTAAAAATCAGTCTTATGTGAATACTGGACCCGTCCCCTAAAACCGGAGAATATCTTTTCCATTTGGTTGTGACTGATTTTGATAAAAAACGCCAGTCCTATATTGTTTGTTTGTCTTTTCTCGTCATAATCAATACAAAATCATAGCGATCACATTGCCAACCTACCAATTTGGGTCAAATGCTTTTCAATTCATATGCATTTATATTTGTTTTTTTGCCCATAGCTTTTATCGGTTATCACGGACTGCGCCGTCTCCCTCATCATAGCCCTGCGATTTTATGGCTATGTGGCTGCTCCCTTATGTTTTATGCCATGTGGTCCTGGGCTTTTGCACCTCTTTTGGCAGGCTCCATCTTAATCAATTTCATTATCGGCAAATATCTACAGCATATTCAAACATACCGGCATTCCTTATTGGTTTGCGGGCTTATTTTTAATATCGGGCTGTTAGGGTATTTCAAATATACCAATTTTCTTCTCGGTAGCCTGTTTAGCTATTCCGGTTTTGATATTGTTTTGCCCATCGGCATCAGCTTCTTTACCTTTCAACAAGTTGCCTATCTTATTGATACATATCGTCACGAGGCTGAAGAATATGATTTCTTTAAATATTTCCTGTTTGTTAGTTTCTTTCCGCAATTGATTGCCGGACCCATTGTCCATCACAAAGAAATGATGGGGCAATTCCAACATAAAATCGAAAAAGACATCTTGTGTGATAAAATCACACGTGGCCTGATTATTTTCTCCATCGGTCTCTTCAAGAAAGTCATTATTGCAGATTATTTTGCGACACTGGCCACACCTATTTTTACGGCGGCTGACAATCAAAAAACAATCGGTTTTTTTGAAAGTTGGATCGGATCACTCGCCTATAGTTTTCAAATTTATTTCGATTTTTCCGCCTATAGTGACATGGCGATTGGCTTAGGCTTACTGTTTGGCATTAGCCTCCCACAAAACTTCAATTCCCCCTATAAAGCAAAATCAATCATCGAATTCTGGCGACGCTGGCACATGACCCTGTCGCGTTTTTTGCGCGATTATCTGTACATTCCTTTAGGGGGAAACCGCCTTGGTCCTCTTAGGCAATATGCCAATATCTTATGTGTTATGCTAATTGGCGGCCTGTGGCACGGGGCCGGTTGGACCTTTATTGCCTGGGGTGGACTTCATGGTGTATTTATCATTTGTAATCACTTTAGTCCCTTTCAAATAAACCAATGGCTGTCCAGGGCTCTCACCTTACTGTGCATTGTGATCGCCTGGGTCTTTTTCAGGGTAGAAAGCTTTGATGGTGCCTTTTATCTGCTTCAGGCAATGACACTGCAAACAAATTTTTTTGTCCCCATTGTCTGGCAAGAAGAACTTGCCCAAATTCCATTCTTAAGTTTTACTCAGACCCATCTTAGTGCAGATCAATTTAAATGGGGCATTCTCTCCTTACCACTCGCCCTCTTGGTCTGCTGGTTGAGCCCCAACAGTTGGCAAATCGCCACCATGAACATCCAAAAACCAGCCCTTCAAGTCACAACTGCTTGCTTTTGTCTGGTCCTCATGGCTATCAGCCTGTGGTACCTTGATCGCCCTAGCGAATTTATTTATTTCCAGTTTTAGGTGAATAATGCGACCCTTTTTATTCACATTCACCATTGGTTTCTTGCTCCTCAGCACTTTTGTTGCAATTTCCTATTTTTTCTTTGATATACGAGCTCTCACCTGCCGTGGTGCAGGCTATAAAGCCAATACATTCATGGCCTATTGCAACCACCCGGCCTATGGCGATTATGAACATGGTGCCTATTATTTTGATCTGGAAAACGTCAATGCCCATCTCAAAAAAGCAGATGTCTTATTTCTTGGTAACAGCCGCATTCAATTTGCTTTATCTACCAATGTTACGGCCGATTATTTCAACAAAAATAACTTGAGCTATTACCTGCTTGGCTTTGGCTATGATGAAGGGGATGAATTTGTCAAAATGCTGCAAGATAAATATCATTGGCAGCCTAAAGTATTGATTATTAATACAGACCCTTTTTTCACAAAAACATCTGATGTAACAAAAGCAATTTCAAATCACACAATTACCGAAAAAGATTACCGCCTAAAAAAGACTTTTCAAACGATCCACCGCCTGATTAGTCCCGTTTCCCCCCAATCAAAAGGGGCTTTTTATCGATCTTCTCAAAATGGCCAATGGGTATGGGAAGAAAGCTTGAAGTTTCCCCAGTCCCCCTTTCCAATTGATGCTAAAAAAGCTGCTGAGATCCCATTTAAAAGTGAGGCAATATCACAACTATTTGATCTAGTTCAAAAGTTCAAGGTTAAGAAACAATGCGTCATCTTAACATCTGTTACAAATAACCAAGTTAATAGTATTTCTTTTACTAAACGATTGGCACAAGTAAGCAAAATACGTTTCTTTATTCCAAATATTCAAGGTCTTAAAACCGTAGACGGTTCTCATCTTGATTATAAAAGTGCACAAAAATGGTCTGATGTTTTCCTAAACGGTATCCAAAACATGCTAAAGAGCTGTATTTAATCTGTGTCTTTAAGCCCACTTGGCAAAACAATCATCAAGGGAATACCTAAAATTTTAATATAAAAACGCCACCATTTTCTATTCTTGGTGTAGCGCCCTTTTAAAGCTAGTAGGTCTTTGTGCCCATAGTAAGTTTTGAAAATAGGAAACCTATAATCATAATGATCAGGGTGCTTCGTTCCCAAATAGCGTTTGATAAGGCCATCAATAAACTTTCTTGGGTAGGCAACATCCAATTTATCAAGCCACATTTCTAGCTTTGGAGCTTGTTCTGGGTTAACTCTTAAAAGTTTAATTTTCACCAAAGGACAGCGTTTTTTTTGCCAAACCTTAGGGAAAAAAGCACTCGCAACCATAATATTCGTATCATACCAACCCACATAACAGTCAGACTTAAACCCTTCTTCATGTAATAAATCAGATAAGCCAAATTCATATTTCCCAACGATTTCATATCGATTATCCAATTTGGTAATGTTCTTCCAAAAAGACTGAAACCGTTTGTTCCCAACGACTGGCTTACGAAAGCCCATAAAGTAACTATTCACACAATACTGATTAATTCGTTTAATAATTGTGCCGCTGACCCCCCAGAAATCACAGGGATTTTGATCCATTGTCCTGAACATCTCATCAAAATTATAAACAGGTCCAAAACAACTATCATTAACAAACAGAACCTCATCATAATTTGCTAAATCCTGCTCAACAGCCAGAAAAGCCCGTTTCCAACTACCGAAATCATATTCACCATGGGGTGCGGTATGGATCACTTCCCCAAAAGGGGCAATCTTGGCACATTCAGTTTCAGATAAATCCACATCAGATACAAAAACAAGACGTTCGTAATGTGGCTTTATCCCCTCTAACAATCGCACCACATAATCGTCGACAAGGTTGTCTTTATCGTAATGGGCAAATAAGATGAGCCGCTTCATAAAATTGACCTGATTTGGAAACATAAGAATATGGACGTTATAGCGCTTGATATCTCCGATGTGAAATTGATTGTACCCGCAAAATTCAGGGATGAACGAGGCTTCTTTTCAGAAACCTATAATCAACAGCGCTTCGCCGAGGCTGGCATTGAATGCCCTTTTGTTCAAGATAATCACTCATTATCACGTGATATCGGTATACTGCGTGGTCTACATTATCAGAAACCACCCTTTGCCCAAGATAAACTCGTCAGGGTTGTGAAAGGTAAAATTCTAGATATTGCAGTCGATATCCGCAAAGAGTCCCCCACTTTCGGTCAATGGGTTAGCGCAGAACTTAGTGCAGATAACTGGACACAAATATTCGTTCCCATTGGGTTTGCCCACGGCTTTGTTACTTTGGAAGAAAATACCGAAGTCTGTTACAAAACCTCAGCCCCTTACGCACCGGATTACGAAGACGGTATTATCTGGAATGATCCTGACCTCAATATTAATTGGCTTATTAAAGACGACACAATTCAACTGTCAGCAAAAGATAAAATTTTACAAACGTTTGCCGACTATACAGACAAACCAAGTTTCTAGTCATGTGAATCTAAAGTTCGTCACATAAAGTTTGTTTCACTTTGTGGCAAAATCTTTTGACCAAAGCGAGTATCTGGTCTGCTGGTTTTGTCCATTTATAAGGTTTTGGGTCTTCGTTGTGAACTTGAATAAAGTCACAGATATCCTTTTCCAGTTCCTTCACAGATGTATGAACACCGCGTTTGATTTGCTTACGTGTTAGTTCTGCAAACGAGCGTTCCATCTGATTGATCTATGACGCTGATGTTGGCGTAAAATGAACATGGTAATGAGGTCTGCGGGCCA
This sequence is a window from Terasakiella sp. SH-1. Protein-coding genes within it:
- a CDS encoding SxtJ family membrane protein — translated: MQTEHQEHHEIEGSSDRSFGLTVGGILALIEAYRLWSSNMLDTIGIVLLSIALPLLILGLTYPALLAPLNKAWMKLGFIMFKVVNPVIMFAVYVLTIIPIGLLLRLFGKDPLHLKLEPNAKSYWIERDPAGPSPETMKNQF
- a CDS encoding carbamoyltransferase, whose product is MRILGISAFYHDSAAALIEDGVIIAAAQEERFTRKKHDAAFPREAIAYCLSEAKVEMKDIDYVAFYDKPFLKFERLLETYLAFTPRGFRSFKTAIPVWLKEKLFQKDYLRKEFQKQDPDFDWQNKLLFAEHHQSHAASAFYPSPFEEAVVLTMDGVGEWATTSVAIGRGNKMEMVKEIHFPHSLGLLYSAFTYYTGFKVNSGEYKVMGLAPYGEAKYKDLIMDNIIDVKEDGSFRLDMSYFNYCTGLTMTNQKFADLFGHPVRGREGDPLEQFHMDMAASVQAVTEEIVLRLTRSLREEYGIDNLCLAGGVALNCVANGKVLRDGAFKNIWVQPAAGDAGGALGAALTAHYHHKGGKRKADTGKDFMQGSYLGPAFEQNDIEARLTKAGAVFETLSEGEMIEKTADAMASERAIGWMQGRMEFGPRALGGRSIIADPRSPKMQKTLNLKVKYRESFRPFAPSVLREDVGEWFDHNQDSPYMLMVADVHKDKQKEMSEEEKALFGIEKLNVPRSEIPAITHVDYSARIQTIHKDTNPRFHAVVSAFKERTDCPVSVNTSFNVRGEPIVCTPEDAFRCFMGTELDNLVVGNCFLKKEDQDEKLALDYKNAFELD
- a CDS encoding rhamnan synthesis F family protein, producing the protein MKRLILFAHYDKDNLVDDYVVRLLEGIKPHYERLVFVSDVDLSETECAKIAPFGEVIHTAPHGEYDFGSWKRAFLAVEQDLANYDEVLFVNDSCFGPVYNFDEMFRTMDQNPCDFWGVSGTIIKRINQYCVNSYFMGFRKPVVGNKRFQSFWKNITKLDNRYEIVGKYEFGLSDLLHEEGFKSDCYVGWYDTNIMVASAFFPKVWQKKRCPLVKIKLLRVNPEQAPKLEMWLDKLDVAYPRKFIDGLIKRYLGTKHPDHYDYRFPIFKTYYGHKDLLALKGRYTKNRKWWRFYIKILGIPLMIVLPSGLKDTD
- a CDS encoding DUF5989 family protein; its protein translation is MSFIAELWAFMKERKKFWLLPIILVMVLFGGLLVLAQGSAVAPFIYTLF
- the rfbC gene encoding dTDP-4-dehydrorhamnose 3,5-epimerase translates to MDVIALDISDVKLIVPAKFRDERGFFSETYNQQRFAEAGIECPFVQDNHSLSRDIGILRGLHYQKPPFAQDKLVRVVKGKILDIAVDIRKESPTFGQWVSAELSADNWTQIFVPIGFAHGFVTLEENTEVCYKTSAPYAPDYEDGIIWNDPDLNINWLIKDDTIQLSAKDKILQTFADYTDKPSF
- a CDS encoding MBOAT family protein → MFYAMWSWAFAPLLAGSILINFIIGKYLQHIQTYRHSLLVCGLIFNIGLLGYFKYTNFLLGSLFSYSGFDIVLPIGISFFTFQQVAYLIDTYRHEAEEYDFFKYFLFVSFFPQLIAGPIVHHKEMMGQFQHKIEKDILCDKITRGLIIFSIGLFKKVIIADYFATLATPIFTAADNQKTIGFFESWIGSLAYSFQIYFDFSAYSDMAIGLGLLFGISLPQNFNSPYKAKSIIEFWRRWHMTLSRFLRDYLYIPLGGNRLGPLRQYANILCVMLIGGLWHGAGWTFIAWGGLHGVFIICNHFSPFQINQWLSRALTLLCIVIAWVFFRVESFDGAFYLLQAMTLQTNFFVPIVWQEELAQIPFLSFTQTHLSADQFKWGILSLPLALLVCWLSPNSWQIATMNIQKPALQVTTACFCLVLMAISLWYLDRPSEFIYFQF